From the genome of Pirellulales bacterium:
GTCGGTGACTGCGCTGTGCCGTGAAAGAAATCTCGATCCGCTGATCGTCAAGGCCCAACTCGATCGCTCGACCAGCGCGGCGCACCACGAGCTGGGCGCCGACTGGGCCACCGCGCCGCTGGCGGAATTATGCCAGCACCTGGAGGAGGTCCATCACGCCTTCTACCGGCGCGAGCTACCGCGTCTGGCCGCATTGCTGGAAAAAGTCGCGACGGCCTACGCCGCGAGCCATCCCCATACGCAAGACCTCGCGTCGGCGTTCCGAACGTTCCGGAAGCTTCTCGAATCGCACGTCGAACGCGAGGAGCGCGAGTTGTTTCCGGCGATTCGCGAATTGATGGAATCGAGGCCGCCCGCCGGGCCGCACGGTCTGGCCGGCCTGATAAACTCGCTTGAGCAAGATCACGACGCTCTCGACGCCGAGTTCTTGCGGATTCGCGAGTTGACGCACGGCTTCGTGGCCCCACCCGGCGTCTGTCAGACGTTTCAATCGCTGCTCGACGGCCTCTGGGACCTGGAAATGAACCTGCACCAGAACGTCTATGAGGAGAACCGCTTTCTGTTCCCGCGCGCCCTGCGGCATGAGGCGGCCCTGCGAACGGCCGAACATGCGAAAACGCCGGGCGGATGAGAGCGGTCCGCCATGCGAGGCCAATCTGCACCTCAACGTCCACGAAAAGGACGAGATCTTCTTTCCGAAGGCGATGTCGCAATAAAAGGATATTGACATCCAGTTATCCTTTGCTACCCTGAATGACATTGTCGATATACATATCCACTTTTGGCGGCGAACGGCCGAGAAACCGACAAGCAATCCGATCGAAGGTGGTGGCGTCATGCTGGTGAGATTGCTGACCGTCGTTTGCGTTGGGGGAATTCTTAGCGGCGTGTTCTGCGTCGCTTTGGCCCTGTGTGAGGACGCGACGGGCGATGCCAGTGGCACGCCCAGCGGCGACCCAACGCCCGCGCCGGCCGCGGACGATCATCGCGTGTCCGTCGCCGTGGCGCGGGAGCGTGCGGAATTGATGCACCGCATTTACGCGGCGACCTTGGACGTCATGCACGATCGCTCTATTTCCACAATAATCGTGCCGTGGTGCCGGCGCGGGCAATGGAAGACGTGTTCGCCGAGATGGAACGACAATCGAGGGTGGAAGCGAGGTGGATTTCGGTGAACACGCGTGCGATGAGTCTCGACCACGAGCCGCGCACGGAATTCGAGAAGGCCGCCGCCGAGAAACTTGGGTCGGGCCAAGACGAGTATGAGATCGTCGAGAACGGCTATTATCGCCGCGCCGGGGCCATCCCGCTCGGCGGCGGCTGCATCAGTTGCCACGCCGGCTTTTTCAAGACGCCCCCCAAGAGCCCGCGCTTCGCCGGCCTGATCATCAGCACTCCGCCCTCCGATGCCTGCAACACATTTCGGGCCATGCTCGACGGCCTGCGAGCACTCGAAGCCGAGACTCACCGACACGTCCACAAGGAGAATAGCATTCTGTTCCCCAGAGCGATCGAGCTCGAGCGGCGTGTCGGCTCAAACGCGAATTGACACTCCGTATGCCCTGGAACCGGAGGCCAGGTGCGTCCGCAGTGCGTCTTGGCATTCAATCGCCCGCTTTGACGCACCGCGTCAACGAAGTGAGAAGCATCACCGAAAAGTTGGTCGCCGCCATCGAGCAGCGTGGTAGTAAAAGTGTATTGACCGGTCAGCACGTGTGCCAGCTTGACCGATCGCGTTTCATCTGCCATCTTCGTGTCAGGTTCACTGGCTGGCGACGTGATTTGTTCGGCTGATTGCCAGAGCACCGTGAAATCAACGTGCGTGAGATGTAGTGCAATGACAAATGGTTCCCGTCGGCCAATGGTGATCTCGCCGCTGTGGCTGCAGGGGGTCATTCTCACTTTCGTGGCCGGTTTCGCCGTGCTGGGCTATCTGGCCTTGCGCGTCTATCAGGATCACGCCCCGGTTCCAGAGCGGGTGACTTCGCCAACAGGGCAAATCATCATCACCGGCGAAGATATTCTTCAGGGCCAGCAGGCTTTCCTGACCTACGGGCTGATGGAGTACGGCTCGATTTACGGCCACGGCGCCTATCTTGGACCTGACTTCACCGCCGACTATTTGCATCGTCAGGCCCTCGAAATGCAAAGCTTTTACGGCGGCGGGGCCGAATCGCAGCAAAGGGTGCAACGAGAACTCCAGGAAAACCGTTACGATCCCAAAACCGAAACGCTCGCCTGGACCGAAGGCCAAGCGCATGCTTTCGACTTCCTCCTCGAACATTACACGGAAGAAATACTGAACCGCCGCCGTAGCGGGGCGGGCATGGGGCCGGGCGCCATCCCGCACCCTGACGAGATACGCCGCATCGTCGCCTTTATCGCCTGGACCGCCTGGACCGCGTCCGCCCGGCGGCCCGACCAACCCTATTCCTACACCAACAACTGGCCGCCCGAACCGCTGGTCGGCAATCAGTTGACACAAGAAGCGGTGGTTTGGAGTACGCTGTCGATCATCGCTTTGTTGGGCGGAATCGGCCTGATGCTGACGATCTTCGGACGCAACTCGCACTTGTTGGGTTGGCACGCGCAGGAGGCGCAGCGCTTGCGTTTTTTGCCGCCCGGACAAGTGTCGCTGACGCCAGCGCAACGGTCTACCGCTTGGTATTTGCTGACGGTCGCCGCCCTCTTCTTCGTGCAGACCCTTCTCGGCGGTGCGACTGCCCATTACCACGCGGAGACGGGCAGCTTCTTCGGTGTGGACCTGCCGCGTTGGCTGCCCTATAACCTGACGCGGACCTGGCATTTGCAACTGGCCATTTTTTTCGTGTCAACCGCCTATCTTGCAGCGGGTATTTTTCTGGCACCGCTGATTGCCGGCCGCGAGCCGCGCGGACAGCGGTTCTTGTCCTTCCTGCTGTTGGCGGCACTGGTTGTCGTGGTGGTCGGAAGCATGGTCGGCGAAGCGGCCAGCTACAAGGGTTGGCTGCCGCATGACATCAAGCCGCTCGTCGGCGCGCAAGGCTGGGAATATCTCGACCTCGGCAGGTTGTGGCAAGTCATGTTGGTGGCCGGCTTGGTTCTCTGGTGCGTCATTCTCTATCGCGGCCTGCGCGGCAAGTTAGTCGGCGAGAGTCGCGGCAACTTGCCCTATCTGTTCTTCTACAGCGCGTTGACCATTCCGTTGTTTTATGCCGTTGGGCTTGTCAATCGGCCGCACACCAACTTTGCCATCGCCGATTTCTGGCGGTTCTGGGTGGTTCACCTCTGGGTGGAAGATTTTCTGGAACTGTTTACCACCATCATGGTCGCCTATGTCTTCGTCCTGCTGGGCGTGGTCTCGGAGCGAACAGCCACACGGGTCATTTACTTCGACGCCTTGCTGTACTCCGTGGGCGGCGTCGTCGGCACCATGCACCACCTTTACTTCAGCGGCACGCCCGCCGCACATATGGCGCTGGGGGCCTTCTTCTCCGCGGCGGAGGTGATTCCGCTGACCTTCCTGACCGTCGAAGCCTGGACCTTTCTGCAAATGGGAGCGCGGCAAGAGATCCTCGGAGGCGAGGCCGAGTTTCCACACCGCTGGGCCGTGCTATATCTGGCGGCGGTTGGCTTCTGGAACTTTCTGGGAGCGGGCGTATTCGGCTTCCTCATTAATCTTCCCATCGTCAGCTATTACGAGATCGGCACGCAGTTGACGGCCAATCACGGTCATGCCTCCATGATGGGGGTCTACGGCATGTTAGCGATTGCGCTGCTCGTCTTTTGCCTTCGCTACCTACTGCGACCGGACGAGTGGAGCGACCGGTGGATCGGCTTCTCATTCTGGGCGCTCAATC
Proteins encoded in this window:
- a CDS encoding hemerythrin domain-containing protein; protein product: MAPPDVHSTLREWLAFRPGLARVFTKYGVDLCRDAETSVTALCRERNLDPLIVKAQLDRSTSAAHHELGADWATAPLAELCQHLEEVHHAFYRRELPRLAALLEKVATAYAASHPHTQDLASAFRTFRKLLESHVEREERELFPAIRELMESRPPAGPHGLAGLINSLEQDHDALDAEFLRIRELTHGFVAPPGVCQTFQSLLDGLWDLEMNLHQNVYEENRFLFPRALRHEAALRTAEHAKTPGG
- a CDS encoding nitric-oxide reductase large subunit translates to MTNGSRRPMVISPLWLQGVILTFVAGFAVLGYLALRVYQDHAPVPERVTSPTGQIIITGEDILQGQQAFLTYGLMEYGSIYGHGAYLGPDFTADYLHRQALEMQSFYGGGAESQQRVQRELQENRYDPKTETLAWTEGQAHAFDFLLEHYTEEILNRRRSGAGMGPGAIPHPDEIRRIVAFIAWTAWTASARRPDQPYSYTNNWPPEPLVGNQLTQEAVVWSTLSIIALLGGIGLMLTIFGRNSHLLGWHAQEAQRLRFLPPGQVSLTPAQRSTAWYLLTVAALFFVQTLLGGATAHYHAETGSFFGVDLPRWLPYNLTRTWHLQLAIFFVSTAYLAAGIFLAPLIAGREPRGQRFLSFLLLAALVVVVVGSMVGEAASYKGWLPHDIKPLVGAQGWEYLDLGRLWQVMLVAGLVLWCVILYRGLRGKLVGESRGNLPYLFFYSALTIPLFYAVGLVNRPHTNFAIADFWRFWVVHLWVEDFLELFTTIMVAYVFVLLGVVSERTATRVIYFDALLYSVGGVVGTMHHLYFSGTPAAHMALGAFFSAAEVIPLTFLTVEAWTFLQMGARQEILGGEAEFPHRWAVLYLAAVGFWNFLGAGVFGFLINLPIVSYYEIGTQLTANHGHASMMGVYGMLAIALLVFCLRYLLRPDEWSDRWIGFSFWALNLGLAWMVFANLFPIGVLQLGDAVANGYWHARSIEFFNDHAMIEWLRLPGDVLFIAGVVPLVCLTGRAALHSCSRPSGPSAISHTAVVSPLFTEVSPGPAVS